CCAGCGTGTCGAGCGCACCCACGGTTCCGGCTGAGCCGCACGCATCCATGTTCGCTTCACCGCCATACATGACAGGGCGAGCGGCAAGCGCTGCGTCGGCAGGTGCGGTTGCTACCTCGTCGCCTGCGGGCGCTTCTTCGGCTTCCTGCGAACAGGCTGCGAGTGCCAGCGCGAGCGCCGGAATAACGATTGCAGTGCGGATCATGATGTTTCTCCTCAATTCAGGCGGACGATGTGCCTGCCCTATTCCTAATGAACCTTGCGAACGGGTTTTAGTGTCCGTGGGGTTATCAGCGATGCGCCCAGCGCCATCTGGCTCATCAGCCACCCGCCGAACACCCCGCCATAGGGGTTGAGGTCGGTCGGCATGGCCGTGACGCGGATGAGGGGAGAGCGGTCAGGCATAATCTGGGTGAAGCTTTGTCATCAACAAGCACTCTGCTGGGAGCGAGAAATGCGAGGTCGCGCTGTGATCAATATGTTTACCACAATGAAAAAGATACTTCATCGTCGTGAATGGCACGGGATGGCGAACAACTTGGCCAACGACGTAATTGGAATGCGGCAAGCGCTCTTTTGAGAAAGGCGTGACGATACCGCGGCTATGTACGATCACATTCCGAAGTGCAGTTAGGTGTGCAACGCGTCGCAGCATCAAATCATTTTGAAAAAGCCTGCAACCTGTAGCCTTAAAGATGAAGGCGTTCAAATCAGTCAAACTCTTGTAAGAAAGGGAGCTAACTTCCTTTTCTACTATGTCGCGTTGAAGGCTCTCTAGGCTACTGCAATCAAAAACTCGCGACACATCGACTTTTTTGCTGAAGAAAGCGTGGGGGTATTCGGTGAAAACCAGAAGGAGCAAATCAACGACGTAGGTTTGAAAGTTATCAACGACCTTCGAGAAAAGCATTGAATCTGCAACAAACTTCGCCTCTTCAGATATCTCGTCAATTTCCTTGAGAGCCTCATACCCCTCCATTAGGCTCACATCGACTCTGATGAGCTTTTCGGTTTCCTTAGCCAGCTGCAACATTGCCTTTGTGATCGTCGGCGCAATATCATTCTCAATGCGAATGTAGCTCAAACCACCAGCCCCATCGGGTTCTCGACCAGCTGCTGGAAGGCCTGCATGAACTGCGCGCCGTCTGCGCCGTCGATGGCGCGGTGGTCGAAGCTGCCGGTGGCGCTCATCACGGTAGCGACGCCCAGCGCGCCGTCGATCACGTGCGGACGCTGCTCGCCAGCGCCGACTGCGAGGATCATCGCCTGCGGCGGGTTGATCACGGCGTCGAACTGCTTGGTGCCGAACATGCCAAGGTTGGACAGCGAGGCGGTGCCGCCCTGGAATTCATGCGGCTGCAGCTTGCCGTCGCGCGCCTTGCCCGCAAGCTCCTTCATCTCGGTGCTGATCTGCGCGAGGCCCTTGCGGCCCGCATCGCGGATGATTGGCGTGATCAGGCCCGAAGGCGCGGCCACGGCGACCGAGATATCCTCGCGCGTGTACTGGTACAGCTCGTCGCCCTGGAAGCTGACATTGCACAGCGGCACGCGCTGCAACGCGCGGGCCTGCGCCTTGATCAGCAGGTCGTTGACCGACAGCTTGATGCCGTCCGCCTCTAGGCTCTTGTTGAGTTCGCTGCGCAGCTTGAGCAGCGCATCGAGGCGCACGTCCACGGTGAGGTAGATGTGCGGGATCGTCTGCTTTGCCTCGGTAAGGCGGCGCGCGATGACCTTGCGCACATTGTTGAGCTTCTGCGCTTCGTACGGCGCGTCGAGATCGCCGCCCATGGTGGCAGGCTTGGCAGGAGTAGGCGCAGATGCGGCGGCTTCCTTCGCTGGTGCAGCACCCGGTTTAGCGTCTTCGACATCGGCCTTAACGATGCGACCATTGGGACCCGAACCCTTTATAGTCGACAGGTCCAGTCCCTTGTCCTCGGCAATCCGGCGCGCGAGCGGCGATGCCCTGACGCGCCCGCCATCGTCGGACTGCTTGGCCGCAGGTGCGGGTGCGGGAGCCGGAGCAGGCGCTTCGGTGCGCTTCTCTTCCTGCTCGACCTTTTCCTCGCGTGCTTCCTCGGCCTTTTCCTCGCCATTGGCGGGAGCAGCCGCCGCAGCTTCGTCCAGGTCCTCGCCCTCTTCGGCGAGCATGGCGATCACGGTGCCGACCTTCACGCCTTCCGTACCTTCTTCAACCGCGATCGAGGCGATGGTGCCCTCGTCAACAGCTTCGAATTCCATCGTCGCCTTGTCGGTTTCGATTTCCGCCATGATGTCGCCGGCTTCGACCTTGTCGCCCGGCTTCACGAGCCATTTGGCGAGCGTGCCTTCTTCCATGGTCGGGGAAAGGGCGGGCATCTTGATCGGCGTGGGCATGTGCTGACGTTACGTCCTCGCTGGAAATACTGTTGTTGGGACCTCTGGCCAAAATGCGCCGCCGCCGCAAGGTCCTTGCGCAGAATACGAATTACCGGATAGGCCTGCGTCCAGAAGAGGGGAACGGGTCATGCGTACATACCTGGTCGTCATGGACGAAACGGAAGAATCGAAGCAGGCGCTGCGGTTTGCCTCGCTGCGCGCGATGAAGACGAATGGCTCGGTGCACATTTTGGCGCTGGTCCCGCAACAGACGTTCAATGCATTCGGCGGCGTGCAGGCGACGATCGAACAGGAAGCACGCGAGCGGGCCGAAGTGCTCGCCAACAGTGCGGCCGGCAACATCTTCGGCGAAATGGGCAAGATGCCCGTCATCGCCGTTCGTCCGGGAGCGCCTGCCGACGTGATCAGGACCTATCTCGAAGATCACGGCGAAGTTGCAGCGCTTGTTCTGGGCACCACCAGGGACGGGGGTAAGGACCCGCTGGTCCAGCATTTCTCCGCCCGCGCGAGCGAGCTGCCCTGCCCGCTCTACATCGTGCCGGGCAAGCTCACGCGGGAGCAGCTGGACGCGCTGGCCTAGCGCTTCTTGCGGCCCTGATGCCGGATATTCTTCGGGCGTCCGCGCTGGCCGCCCTGGTGGTTCTGGCGGGGCGCGCCCTTGCCTTTCACCAGCGGCTTTTTCTTGCGCGGCGGCGGGCGATCCCCGCGCTTTTCGATGGGCGAGCCGTCGCTCTCAGGGACTTCGAACTTCAGAGCCCCTGTCAGCGGGTTCGATTCCGCCAGCTTGAGCTTCAGCCTGTCGCCCACGGAATAGGTCTTGCCGCTGTTCTCACCGACGAGCTGGCGAGCAGCTTCGTCATAGCGGAAATATTCGCGGCCCAGCGTCGAAACCGGGACCAGGCCGTCCCCGCCCAGGTTTTCGATAGTTGCGAAGAAACCGAAGCCTTGCACGCCGGTAATGCGGGTGTCGAAGGTCTCACCGACGCGTCCGGAAAGCCATGCGGCAACATAACGGTCGATGGTGTCGCGCTCGGCCTCCATGGCCCGACGCTCGGTCTGGCTGATGGCGTCGGTAATCTGGCTGAGCGCGGTCCTGTCGCGATCGGAAAGACCCGATGCGGGCGGGATATCGCCCTTGGGCTTGGGCTGTTCGAGATGGTAGGCATCGACCAGCGCCCGGTGCACGAGCAGGTCGGCGTAACGGCGAATGGGCGAGGTGAAGTGCGCATAGCTGCCCAGCGCCAGACCGAAGTGGCCCGCATTCGCCGGCCCGTAATAAGCCTGCGTTTGGCTGCGTAGCACAGCCTCCATGATCAGCGCCTTTTCCGCCGGATCGGCAATGTCTTTCAGCATCCGGTTGAAGAGCCCGGGCGTGATGACCTGGCCAAGGGCGAAGTTGCGGCCCTGCGTGGCGAGGTATTCCTTGAAGGCGGTCAGCTTCTCGCGGCTCGGAGTTTCATGGACGCGGTAGACCACCGGTGCTTTCTTCGCTTCCAGCGCCTTGGCCGCCGCGACATTGGCAGCAATCATGAAGTCTTCCACCACGCGGTGCGCATCGAGACGCTCGCGGACGGCGATTTCCTCGATCACGCCTTCGTCGTTGAGGCGAACCTGCCGCTCGGGCAGTTCTAGGTCCAGAGGATCGCGGGCAACGCGTGCTTTGTGTAGTAGATCCCAAGCGCCCCACAGGTTCTTGAGCGTTTCTTCCGCAGTCCCATCGTCGATGGCTTTCTGCGCGTCCTCATATGCGGTGTTCGATGCGAGACGCACAATGGCGCGGGTAAAGCGCCAATCGGTGACCTTGCCGTCGGGTGCGATGGAAATGTGGCAGGCCATCGCCGCCCGGTCCTCGCCTTCCACCAGCGAGCAGACATTGGCGCTGAGGATTTCCGGCAGCATCGGTACTACCCGGTCGGGGAAATAGACAGAATTGCCGCGCTTGCGCGCCTCGCGGTCGAGCGCTCCGCCCGGCCGTACGTAGAAACTTACGTCGGCGATGGCGACGATTGCGCGATAACCGCCCTTCCCGTCGGGTTCGGCCCAGATGGCATCATCATGGTCGCGCGCATCGGCAGGGTCGATGGCAATGATGGGCACGTCGCGCAGGTCTTCGCGCTTGTCTTCGCTGAGCGGGAGCTGCGCGACCTGCTGCGCTTCTGACAACGCCTCTTCAGGGAATATGTGCGGGATGCCGTGCTTGGCAATCGCGATCAGGCTGAAGTTTTTTGGCGCGAGCGGATCGCCGATAACCTCGACGACCTTGACGGCGGCACGAGCAGACTTGCCAGCCTTTTCCGCCAGCACGAGATCACCTTCTTCCGCACCGCCGAGATCGGCGATGGGCGAGGAATTGCGGACACGCTTGTCCACCGGAGCGAGCCAGGGCTTGCCGCCGCCGTCGAACTCGACGACGCCCATCAGGCCTTCGTTACGAGCGGGGAGCTTTTTCATCGGATGGGCGATCCATCCGCGCGGCTTTTCTTCGGTTCGCGCAAGGAAACGATCGCCACGCTTGAGCGCGGCAACCTTCTTGCTTTCCTTGACCGTGAGACGCGGAGCCTTCTCCTGGCTATCCGGATCCCAGCTCTCGGGCACGGCGATCGGTTCGCCATCCTCGATCTCGAGGACCTTGAGCACCGTGACCTTCGGCAGGCCGCCCATGCGGTGATAGGCTGTACGCTTGCCGTCGATCAGGCCTTCTTCGGCCATGTCCTTGAGGCGCTTTTTCAGCGCGATCTTTTCCTGGCCCTTCAGGCCAAACGCCTTCGCGATTTCACGCTTGCCGGCGGGGGTCTCGGACCCCTGAATGAATTCGATTATCTGTTCTTTGCTCGGGAGGCCTTGTGGCCGCCCGGTACGATTATGTTTTTTCATGACCCGCCATATGGGGACGCGCGCGCCCCATGTCACGGGGTGCTAGTATGCCTTGGCGAGCAATACGCGTTCCGTCGCCGGTTTACCGGTGAAGATGCAGTCTCCATCCACAGGCGCTGCGCCGATCGGCACGTTGCGCATGGTGAGTTTGAGCGCCTTGAGACGTTCGACCACTTCATCCAGCTCTGTCCCGGTCGGCTTGGACCACTGGACTTCGACCCATCCCGGATAACGCGAGCCGGAGAAGAACTTCTCAACCTCGGCAAAATCGGTGACACCGCGGGTAATGTTGGCATCGCGTCGTTCCTGCGCTTCGATGAGCAGGCTGGACTGCATGTGTGCGAGAATATCCGGCACCGTCTGGCCGGCAATTTCACGCGTCGGAGTCTGGAATGCGGGTTTGCCGTTCTCATCGTTCCAAAGTTTGTCACGGCGAAGCAGGCTGACGACGCCATTCTCCATGTCGCGGCCGCCGACCTCGATGATGATCGGCGCGCCCTTGCGTACATAGTCCCAGCGCTTGGCCGCAGCCTTGCCCGGGCGCGTGTCGAGAAGGACGCGGAGGGGTTCACCCAAAACGTACTGCGATGCGAGCGTGGCACGCAATGCCTCGCAATAGTCGATCAGCGCCTCGTCTTCGGGCTTGTCGCGCAGCATGGGCAGGATAACCACCTGCTGCGGGGCGATCTTGGGCGGCAGGCGCAGGCCGTCGTCGTCACCATGCGTCATGATCACGCCGCCGACCATGCGCGTCGAAACGCCCCAGCTGGTGGTGTGGCACAGGCTCTCGCCGCCATCCTTGTTCTGGTACTTGATGCCGCTGGCTTCGGCGAAATTGGTGCCGAGATAGTGGCTCGTGCCAGCCTGCAGCGCCTTGCCGTCCTGCATCATGGCTTCGATCGACCAGGTCTCGACAGCACCGGGAAAGCGTTCGTTCTCGGGCTTTTCGCCCGGGATCACCGCCAGTGCCAGGTCCTCGTCCGCGAACGCACGGTAGACTTCGAGCATGGTCAGCGTGTGGTCTTTCGCCTCTGCCTCGTCGGCATGGGCGGTATGCCCTTCCTGCCACAGGAATTCACTGGTCCGCAGGAACATGCGAGTGCGCATCTCCCAGCGCACGACATTGGCCCATTGGTTGAGCTTGAGCGGCAGATCGCGCCAGCTCTGAACCCAACGCGCCATGGCGTCACCGATGATCGTTTCCGAAGTCGGGCGGACGACCAGCGGCTCTTCGAGCTTCGCTTCGGGATCGGGAACGAGCCCACCGTCCTTGCCTGCGATCAGCCGGTGGTGCGTGACGACCGCCATTTCCTTGGCAAAACCTTCGACGTGTTCGGCCTCGCGCTCAAAATTGGAGAGCGGAATGAAGATCGGGAAATAGGCATTGGAATGGCCCGTCGCCTTGATCCGATCGTCAAGCAGGCGCTGCATGCGTTCCCAGATGCCGTAACCCCACGGGCGAATGACCATGCAACCGCGAACGCCCGACTCCTCGGCCATTTCGGCGGAAGAGATGACGTCCTGATACCAGGCTGCGAAATCGTCGGCGCGCGTGGTGCTCAAGGCATGGCGGATCTGGGCCACGGGTAATTCCTGTATCTGGTGGGTTTCGGCGCGGGCCGATGCAATTATTTGCTCAGTTCGTCCAGCTTCTTCTGCATTTCCGCCATCTGGGTTCGCATCTGGGCGAGTTCAGCGGACTGGTCCGGCTTGGCCGACTTGGAACCCGTCTTGAGCGAACCCGGAATGAAGGCCTCGGCGGCATTCTGCATCATCTTGAAGTTCGCTTCGGCCATCTTGGCCAGCGGGTTGGCTTCGATGCCCTTGGCAAAAGCCGCCTGGATCTGTTCGCGGTTCTTGCGGAAGTTGGCCATGCTGGCTTCGAGGTAGCTCGGCATCATCGCCTGCATCGAATTGCCGTACATGGAGATCAGGTCGCGCAGGAAGCTGACGGGGAGCATCTGTTGGCCGCCCTGGCTTTCCTCTTCGACGATGATCTGGGTAAGGATCGTATGCGTGATGTCGTCACCGCTCTTCGCATCCACCACCTGGAAGTCGACATTCTCGCGAACCATCTTCGCCAGGTCATCCAGCGTGATGTAACTACTGGTGTCCGTATTGTAGAGACGCCGGTTGGCGTACTTCTTGATAGTGATGGGTTCGCCCTCGGCGGTGCGTTTTGCCATGAATTGCCTCTTCCCTATTGTGCGTTGCAGCCATGCTTAGCAGGTGCACAATGTGCAGCGCAACACGTTAGGCCGACCGATCGAAGCGTTGTCCCAGAACGGTAAGCAATTCATATTGGGAAACAGAAGTTTGCTGCGCAGCATCGGGCAGGTGATATGGCAGTTCGACCCAGTCGCCCTCACACAGATCGGGAGCTGTGGAAAGGTCGATGACGATCATGTCCATCGAGACCTTGCCGAGGATCGGCAATGCAACATCGCCATGCCGGAAGCTTGCCCCGCCCCATGCCCGAAGGATACCATCGGCATAGCCGAGGGAGAGGACCCCGATGCGCATATCGGCAGGTGCTTTGAAGGTCGCATTGTAGCCGACAGCCTCGCCCGCCTTCAGGTTCCGCGTCTGGATGATCGCCGCCTTGGGGTATGCCACTTGGCGAATTCGACCGGACAGTTCGTCGCGCGGAACTCCGCCATAAAGCGACAGGCCCGGCCGCGTCAGGTCGAAGTGATAATCCGTCCCCAGAGCAATTCCGGCGCTGTTCGCGAGGCTCAGGGCCTCGTGCTGGATTGCGGGCCGCATCGCCTGAAAATCGGCGAGCTGACGTGCATTCATTGAATTGTCTTCGTCCGCACAGGCCAGATGGCTCATGAGGACTTCCACCTCGAGAGCCTGAACTGCCGGTTCCGATACTTCCGCTACACCGATGCCGAGCCGGTTAATCCCGGTATCCACCATTAGGTGGCAAGCTCCACCACCGCCCTCGGTCCAGAGCTTTGCCTGACGCACGCTGTCGATGACTGGGCGCACACCGGTCTCCCGTGCATAGGCGGCTTCTTCACCCGAGAGGGGGCCATGCAAGACTGCGATACGCTTCGCCGGCACAAACGGCAGCAAGTCCGCAACCTCGCTCCAGTGTGCGACGAAGAAATCGCGGCATCCGGCATCGACCAGGGTCGGGACACATTTCTCGACACCTAGCCCGTAGCAATCGGCCTTCACCGCGGCGCCGGCACGCGCCTTGCCGCTGAGCCTGTCGAGCTCGCGCCAGTTATGTGCCAACGCCTCGCGGTCGATATCGAGCCTTAGCGTCGGCGGGGGTACATCAACCATGCGCGTCTTCGAAATCCTTGGGCGGACCGTCGGGGATGCCCCACCACGCAACAACGAGACCGAATGCGACGATCGCGATGGTGTACCACAGCCCCGAATAGACGTTACCCGTCATGGCGACGATGTATCCCGCGATCAGCGGAAGGAACCCGCCGAGATAGCCTGCACCGATGTGATAGGGGATAGACATCGAGGAATAGCGAATACGCGCCGGGAACATCTCGCACAGCAAAGCCGCGACAGAACCATAGGTCAGTGCCGACAGCATCCCGCAGACCAGCAGCAGCCCGATGATCCCCAAAATGCTGGAGAGCGGCGGCGTCTGGCGTTCGAAGCTGTAGCCCCCATTCTCCAGCCACCCCTGTATCAAAGAGCGGCGGTCGGCATCGGCAAGTGCGGCGTAATCATTGGCTGCACCGCCAACCGAAACCGTCGTCGCCGATGAGTTGCCGTCGATGGCATAGGGCACGCCTAGCGCGGTCAGATCCTGCAGCACGCGGCCACAGGCGCTGGCCTGGACCTCCGCGAAGGGATCGT
This DNA window, taken from Qipengyuania seohaensis, encodes the following:
- a CDS encoding pyruvate dehydrogenase complex dihydrolipoamide acetyltransferase; translated protein: MPTPIKMPALSPTMEEGTLAKWLVKPGDKVEAGDIMAEIETDKATMEFEAVDEGTIASIAVEEGTEGVKVGTVIAMLAEEGEDLDEAAAAAPANGEEKAEEAREEKVEQEEKRTEAPAPAPAPAPAAKQSDDGGRVRASPLARRIAEDKGLDLSTIKGSGPNGRIVKADVEDAKPGAAPAKEAAASAPTPAKPATMGGDLDAPYEAQKLNNVRKVIARRLTEAKQTIPHIYLTVDVRLDALLKLRSELNKSLEADGIKLSVNDLLIKAQARALQRVPLCNVSFQGDELYQYTREDISVAVAAPSGLITPIIRDAGRKGLAQISTEMKELAGKARDGKLQPHEFQGGTASLSNLGMFGTKQFDAVINPPQAMILAVGAGEQRPHVIDGALGVATVMSATGSFDHRAIDGADGAQFMQAFQQLVENPMGLVV
- a CDS encoding universal stress protein, whose protein sequence is MRTYLVVMDETEESKQALRFASLRAMKTNGSVHILALVPQQTFNAFGGVQATIEQEARERAEVLANSAAGNIFGEMGKMPVIAVRPGAPADVIRTYLEDHGEVAALVLGTTRDGGKDPLVQHFSARASELPCPLYIVPGKLTREQLDALA
- the rnr gene encoding ribonuclease R, giving the protein MKKHNRTGRPQGLPSKEQIIEFIQGSETPAGKREIAKAFGLKGQEKIALKKRLKDMAEEGLIDGKRTAYHRMGGLPKVTVLKVLEIEDGEPIAVPESWDPDSQEKAPRLTVKESKKVAALKRGDRFLARTEEKPRGWIAHPMKKLPARNEGLMGVVEFDGGGKPWLAPVDKRVRNSSPIADLGGAEEGDLVLAEKAGKSARAAVKVVEVIGDPLAPKNFSLIAIAKHGIPHIFPEEALSEAQQVAQLPLSEDKREDLRDVPIIAIDPADARDHDDAIWAEPDGKGGYRAIVAIADVSFYVRPGGALDREARKRGNSVYFPDRVVPMLPEILSANVCSLVEGEDRAAMACHISIAPDGKVTDWRFTRAIVRLASNTAYEDAQKAIDDGTAEETLKNLWGAWDLLHKARVARDPLDLELPERQVRLNDEGVIEEIAVRERLDAHRVVEDFMIAANVAAAKALEAKKAPVVYRVHETPSREKLTAFKEYLATQGRNFALGQVITPGLFNRMLKDIADPAEKALIMEAVLRSQTQAYYGPANAGHFGLALGSYAHFTSPIRRYADLLVHRALVDAYHLEQPKPKGDIPPASGLSDRDRTALSQITDAISQTERRAMEAERDTIDRYVAAWLSGRVGETFDTRITGVQGFGFFATIENLGGDGLVPVSTLGREYFRYDEAARQLVGENSGKTYSVGDRLKLKLAESNPLTGALKFEVPESDGSPIEKRGDRPPPRKKKPLVKGKGAPRQNHQGGQRGRPKNIRHQGRKKR
- the proS gene encoding proline--tRNA ligase, whose protein sequence is MAQIRHALSTTRADDFAAWYQDVISSAEMAEESGVRGCMVIRPWGYGIWERMQRLLDDRIKATGHSNAYFPIFIPLSNFEREAEHVEGFAKEMAVVTHHRLIAGKDGGLVPDPEAKLEEPLVVRPTSETIIGDAMARWVQSWRDLPLKLNQWANVVRWEMRTRMFLRTSEFLWQEGHTAHADEAEAKDHTLTMLEVYRAFADEDLALAVIPGEKPENERFPGAVETWSIEAMMQDGKALQAGTSHYLGTNFAEASGIKYQNKDGGESLCHTTSWGVSTRMVGGVIMTHGDDDGLRLPPKIAPQQVVILPMLRDKPEDEALIDYCEALRATLASQYVLGEPLRVLLDTRPGKAAAKRWDYVRKGAPIIIEVGGRDMENGVVSLLRRDKLWNDENGKPAFQTPTREIAGQTVPDILAHMQSSLLIEAQERRDANITRGVTDFAEVEKFFSGSRYPGWVEVQWSKPTGTELDEVVERLKALKLTMRNVPIGAAPVDGDCIFTGKPATERVLLAKAY
- the phaR gene encoding polyhydroxyalkanoate synthesis repressor PhaR, producing the protein MAKRTAEGEPITIKKYANRRLYNTDTSSYITLDDLAKMVRENVDFQVVDAKSGDDITHTILTQIIVEEESQGGQQMLPVSFLRDLISMYGNSMQAMMPSYLEASMANFRKNREQIQAAFAKGIEANPLAKMAEANFKMMQNAAEAFIPGSLKTGSKSAKPDQSAELAQMRTQMAEMQKKLDELSK
- the alr gene encoding alanine racemase, with the protein product MVDVPPPTLRLDIDREALAHNWRELDRLSGKARAGAAVKADCYGLGVEKCVPTLVDAGCRDFFVAHWSEVADLLPFVPAKRIAVLHGPLSGEEAAYARETGVRPVIDSVRQAKLWTEGGGGACHLMVDTGINRLGIGVAEVSEPAVQALEVEVLMSHLACADEDNSMNARQLADFQAMRPAIQHEALSLANSAGIALGTDYHFDLTRPGLSLYGGVPRDELSGRIRQVAYPKAAIIQTRNLKAGEAVGYNATFKAPADMRIGVLSLGYADGILRAWGGASFRHGDVALPILGKVSMDMIVIDLSTAPDLCEGDWVELPYHLPDAAQQTSVSQYELLTVLGQRFDRSA